From Lolium perenne isolate Kyuss_39 chromosome 5, Kyuss_2.0, whole genome shotgun sequence, a single genomic window includes:
- the LOC127300239 gene encoding peptidyl-prolyl cis-trans isomerase FKBP43 isoform X3, with amino-acid sequence MAFWGVEVKPGKPYTHRYQSSHGRLRISQATLGSCDAAKRSVLQCVVGNKAPIIVCSLNPRLAEMCHLEIELEEVDEVLFSVLGPSSVHLSGYYLRPSSRSGAGDDESESYGEDVGESDTDRDYDESEDSYESDFIDDGDDEVPADNDVSESMDDGDVCSSPDSHKTASEKHAGKVKRLRRSKKKHQVDSTDDEIEDSSCKPTARHNFRSIFDSGSEDEDLPANKTNASEEHADKVKRGRRLNKKHQVDSIDEKIEDSSCKPAFRRKPCSIFDSGSEDEDFLAKEKVLPSLSEKTNGKVSKENKPENVASKEETKKKSRNDRKRKSDTIDQDPASPMDETEVNGSSVPKQEAELKKKSKKKKRTASEADDGKHSNNIRTLENGLVIEDLSAGNQDAKVASNGSKVYINYVGKLQNGKTVHPNAKEKPYKFKLGSEKVIPGWNLGIDGMHVGDKRRLTVPPALCENGGKLFEQVPKNKTIFYEVELVKVK; translated from the exons ATGGCGTTCTGGG GCGTGGAGGTGAAGCCCGGGAAGCCCTACACCCACCGCTACCAGTCGTCCCATGGCCGTCTCAGGATTTCCCAG GCTACACTGGGCAGTTGCGATGCCGCTAAAAGGTCGGTGCTGCAGTGCGTTGTTGGTAACAAGGCACCCATCATAGTCTGTAGCCTGAATCCTCGGTTGGCTGAGATGTGCCATCTCGAGATTGAGTTGGAGGAGGTCGATGAGGTCCTGTTCTCAGTGCTTGGTCCGAGTTCCGTGCATCTCTCAGGATATTACCTCCGGCCAAGCAGCAGGAGCGGTGCAGGAGACGATGAATC AGAATCTTATGGAGAGGACGTTGGAGAGTCTGATACAGATCGAGACTATGATGAGAGTGAGGACAGTTACGAATCTGACTTCattgatgatggtgacgatgaaGTACCTGCGGACAATGATGTTTCTGAATCTATGGATGATGGTGATGTATGCTCCTCCCCTGATAGCCACAAGACAG CCTCTGAAAAACATGCTGGTAAGGTTAAACGACTGCGACGCTCAAAGAAGAAGCACCAAGTTGATAGCACCGACGACGAGATTGaagattcttcatgcaagccaacCGCCAGGCACAATTTCCGTTCAATATTTGATAGTGGCAGTGAAGATGAAGACTTGCCAGCTAACAAAACTAATG CATCTGAAGAGCATGCTGATAAGGTTAAAAGAGGGCGGCGCTTAAACAAGAAGCACCAAGTTGACAGCATCGACGAGAAGATTGaagattcttcatgcaagccagcTTTCAGGCGCAAACCTTGTTCAATATTTGATAGTGGCAGCGAAGATGAAGATTTTTTGGCCAAAGAGAAAGTTTTGCCTTCTCTGTCTGAGAAAACTAATGGTAAAGTTTCCAAGGAAAACAAACCTGAAAATGTTGCGTCAAAGGAGGAGACCAAAAAGAAGAGCAGAAATGACAGGAAAAGAAAAAGTGATACCATCGATCAGGATCCTGCATCCCCAAT GGACGAAACAGAGGTCAATGGGTCATCAGTTCCAAAACAAGAAGCTGAATTGAAAAAGAagtccaagaaaaagaagagaacTGCATCAGAGGCAGATGATGGAAAGCATTCCAACAACATTAGAACACTTGAAAATGGGCTGGTCATAGAAGATCTGTCAGCAGGGAACCAAGATGCAAAAGTGGCTTCAAATGGCAGCAAG GTTTATATCAATTATGTTGGCAAGCTGCAGAATGGGAAAACCGTTCATCCTAATGCTAAGGAAAAGCCCTACAAGTTTAAGCTCG GTTCTGAGAAAGTGATCCCTGGATGGAATCTTGGTATTGATG GTATGCACGTCGGCGACAAAAGGAGGCTAACTGTCCCTCCAGCCCTGTG TGAGAACGGCGGTAAATTATTTGAACAAGTTCCCAAGAACAAAACAATCTTCTACGAAGTCGAGCTGGTGAAAGTCAAGTGA
- the LOC127300239 gene encoding peptidyl-prolyl cis-trans isomerase FKBP43 isoform X4 — protein sequence MAFWGVEVKPGKPYTHRYQSSHGRLRISQATLGSCDAAKRSVLQCVVGNKAPIIVCSLNPRLAEMCHLEIELEEVDEVLFSVLGPSSVHLSGYYLRPSSRSGAGDDESESYGEDVGESDTDRDYDESEDSYESDFIDDGDDEVPADNDVSESMDDGDVCSSPDSHKTASEEHADKVKRGRRLNKKHQVDSIDEKIEDSSCKPAFRRKPCSIFDSGSEDEDFLAKEKVLPSLSEKTNGKVSKENKPENVASKEETKKKSRNDRKRKSDTIDQDPASPMDETEVNGSSVPKQEAELKKKSKKKKRTASEADDGKHSNNIRTLENGLVIEDLSAGNQDAKVASNGSKVYINYVGKLQNGKTVHPNAKEKPYKFKLGSEKVIPGWNLGIDGMHVGDKRRLTVPPALCENGGKLFEQVPKNKTIFYEVELVKVK from the exons ATGGCGTTCTGGG GCGTGGAGGTGAAGCCCGGGAAGCCCTACACCCACCGCTACCAGTCGTCCCATGGCCGTCTCAGGATTTCCCAG GCTACACTGGGCAGTTGCGATGCCGCTAAAAGGTCGGTGCTGCAGTGCGTTGTTGGTAACAAGGCACCCATCATAGTCTGTAGCCTGAATCCTCGGTTGGCTGAGATGTGCCATCTCGAGATTGAGTTGGAGGAGGTCGATGAGGTCCTGTTCTCAGTGCTTGGTCCGAGTTCCGTGCATCTCTCAGGATATTACCTCCGGCCAAGCAGCAGGAGCGGTGCAGGAGACGATGAATC AGAATCTTATGGAGAGGACGTTGGAGAGTCTGATACAGATCGAGACTATGATGAGAGTGAGGACAGTTACGAATCTGACTTCattgatgatggtgacgatgaaGTACCTGCGGACAATGATGTTTCTGAATCTATGGATGATGGTGATGTATGCTCCTCCCCTGATAGCCACAAGACAG CATCTGAAGAGCATGCTGATAAGGTTAAAAGAGGGCGGCGCTTAAACAAGAAGCACCAAGTTGACAGCATCGACGAGAAGATTGaagattcttcatgcaagccagcTTTCAGGCGCAAACCTTGTTCAATATTTGATAGTGGCAGCGAAGATGAAGATTTTTTGGCCAAAGAGAAAGTTTTGCCTTCTCTGTCTGAGAAAACTAATGGTAAAGTTTCCAAGGAAAACAAACCTGAAAATGTTGCGTCAAAGGAGGAGACCAAAAAGAAGAGCAGAAATGACAGGAAAAGAAAAAGTGATACCATCGATCAGGATCCTGCATCCCCAAT GGACGAAACAGAGGTCAATGGGTCATCAGTTCCAAAACAAGAAGCTGAATTGAAAAAGAagtccaagaaaaagaagagaacTGCATCAGAGGCAGATGATGGAAAGCATTCCAACAACATTAGAACACTTGAAAATGGGCTGGTCATAGAAGATCTGTCAGCAGGGAACCAAGATGCAAAAGTGGCTTCAAATGGCAGCAAG GTTTATATCAATTATGTTGGCAAGCTGCAGAATGGGAAAACCGTTCATCCTAATGCTAAGGAAAAGCCCTACAAGTTTAAGCTCG GTTCTGAGAAAGTGATCCCTGGATGGAATCTTGGTATTGATG GTATGCACGTCGGCGACAAAAGGAGGCTAACTGTCCCTCCAGCCCTGTG TGAGAACGGCGGTAAATTATTTGAACAAGTTCCCAAGAACAAAACAATCTTCTACGAAGTCGAGCTGGTGAAAGTCAAGTGA
- the LOC127300239 gene encoding peptidyl-prolyl cis-trans isomerase FKBP43 isoform X2 codes for MAFWGVEVKPGKPYTHRYQSSHGRLRISQATLGSCDAAKRSVLQCVVGNKAPIIVCSLNPRLAEMCHLEIELEEVDEVLFSVLGPSSVHLSGYYLRPSSRSGAGDDESESYGEDVGESDTDRDYDESEDSYESDFIDDGDDEVPADNDVSESMDDGDVCSSPDSHKTASEEHASKVKRLQRLKKKHQVDSTEDEIEDSSCKPTTRHNFRSIFDSCSEDEDFLAKEEDLPANKTNASEEHADKVKRGRRLNKKHQVDSIDEKIEDSSCKPAFRRKPCSIFDSGSEDEDFLAKEKVLPSLSEKTNGKVSKENKPENVASKEETKKKSRNDRKRKSDTIDQDPASPMDETEVNGSSVPKQEAELKKKSKKKKRTASEADDGKHSNNIRTLENGLVIEDLSAGNQDAKVASNGSKVYINYVGKLQNGKTVHPNAKEKPYKFKLGSEKVIPGWNLGIDGMHVGDKRRLTVPPALCENGGKLFEQVPKNKTIFYEVELVKVK; via the exons ATGGCGTTCTGGG GCGTGGAGGTGAAGCCCGGGAAGCCCTACACCCACCGCTACCAGTCGTCCCATGGCCGTCTCAGGATTTCCCAG GCTACACTGGGCAGTTGCGATGCCGCTAAAAGGTCGGTGCTGCAGTGCGTTGTTGGTAACAAGGCACCCATCATAGTCTGTAGCCTGAATCCTCGGTTGGCTGAGATGTGCCATCTCGAGATTGAGTTGGAGGAGGTCGATGAGGTCCTGTTCTCAGTGCTTGGTCCGAGTTCCGTGCATCTCTCAGGATATTACCTCCGGCCAAGCAGCAGGAGCGGTGCAGGAGACGATGAATC AGAATCTTATGGAGAGGACGTTGGAGAGTCTGATACAGATCGAGACTATGATGAGAGTGAGGACAGTTACGAATCTGACTTCattgatgatggtgacgatgaaGTACCTGCGGACAATGATGTTTCTGAATCTATGGATGATGGTGATGTATGCTCCTCCCCTGATAGCCACAAGACAG CATCTGAAGAGCATGCTAGTAAGGTTAAACGACTGCAACGCTTAAAGAAGAAGCACCAAGTTGACAGCACCGAGGACGAGATTGaagattcttcatgcaagccaacCACCAGGCACAATTTCCGTTCAATATTTGATAGTTGCAGTGAAGATGAAGACTTTTTGGCCAAAGAGGAAGACTTGCCAGCTAACAAAACTAATG CATCTGAAGAGCATGCTGATAAGGTTAAAAGAGGGCGGCGCTTAAACAAGAAGCACCAAGTTGACAGCATCGACGAGAAGATTGaagattcttcatgcaagccagcTTTCAGGCGCAAACCTTGTTCAATATTTGATAGTGGCAGCGAAGATGAAGATTTTTTGGCCAAAGAGAAAGTTTTGCCTTCTCTGTCTGAGAAAACTAATGGTAAAGTTTCCAAGGAAAACAAACCTGAAAATGTTGCGTCAAAGGAGGAGACCAAAAAGAAGAGCAGAAATGACAGGAAAAGAAAAAGTGATACCATCGATCAGGATCCTGCATCCCCAAT GGACGAAACAGAGGTCAATGGGTCATCAGTTCCAAAACAAGAAGCTGAATTGAAAAAGAagtccaagaaaaagaagagaacTGCATCAGAGGCAGATGATGGAAAGCATTCCAACAACATTAGAACACTTGAAAATGGGCTGGTCATAGAAGATCTGTCAGCAGGGAACCAAGATGCAAAAGTGGCTTCAAATGGCAGCAAG GTTTATATCAATTATGTTGGCAAGCTGCAGAATGGGAAAACCGTTCATCCTAATGCTAAGGAAAAGCCCTACAAGTTTAAGCTCG GTTCTGAGAAAGTGATCCCTGGATGGAATCTTGGTATTGATG GTATGCACGTCGGCGACAAAAGGAGGCTAACTGTCCCTCCAGCCCTGTG TGAGAACGGCGGTAAATTATTTGAACAAGTTCCCAAGAACAAAACAATCTTCTACGAAGTCGAGCTGGTGAAAGTCAAGTGA
- the LOC127300239 gene encoding peptidyl-prolyl cis-trans isomerase FKBP43 isoform X1, with translation MAFWGVEVKPGKPYTHRYQSSHGRLRISQATLGSCDAAKRSVLQCVVGNKAPIIVCSLNPRLAEMCHLEIELEEVDEVLFSVLGPSSVHLSGYYLRPSSRSGAGDDESESYGEDVGESDTDRDYDESEDSYESDFIDDGDDEVPADNDVSESMDDGDVCSSPDSHKTASEKHAGKVKRLRRSKKKHQVDSTDDEIEDSSCKPTARHNFRSIFDSGSEDEDLPANKTNASEEHASKVKRLQRLKKKHQVDSTEDEIEDSSCKPTTRHNFRSIFDSCSEDEDFLAKEEDLPANKTNASEEHADKVKRGRRLNKKHQVDSIDEKIEDSSCKPAFRRKPCSIFDSGSEDEDFLAKEKVLPSLSEKTNGKVSKENKPENVASKEETKKKSRNDRKRKSDTIDQDPASPMDETEVNGSSVPKQEAELKKKSKKKKRTASEADDGKHSNNIRTLENGLVIEDLSAGNQDAKVASNGSKVYINYVGKLQNGKTVHPNAKEKPYKFKLGSEKVIPGWNLGIDGMHVGDKRRLTVPPALCENGGKLFEQVPKNKTIFYEVELVKVK, from the exons ATGGCGTTCTGGG GCGTGGAGGTGAAGCCCGGGAAGCCCTACACCCACCGCTACCAGTCGTCCCATGGCCGTCTCAGGATTTCCCAG GCTACACTGGGCAGTTGCGATGCCGCTAAAAGGTCGGTGCTGCAGTGCGTTGTTGGTAACAAGGCACCCATCATAGTCTGTAGCCTGAATCCTCGGTTGGCTGAGATGTGCCATCTCGAGATTGAGTTGGAGGAGGTCGATGAGGTCCTGTTCTCAGTGCTTGGTCCGAGTTCCGTGCATCTCTCAGGATATTACCTCCGGCCAAGCAGCAGGAGCGGTGCAGGAGACGATGAATC AGAATCTTATGGAGAGGACGTTGGAGAGTCTGATACAGATCGAGACTATGATGAGAGTGAGGACAGTTACGAATCTGACTTCattgatgatggtgacgatgaaGTACCTGCGGACAATGATGTTTCTGAATCTATGGATGATGGTGATGTATGCTCCTCCCCTGATAGCCACAAGACAG CCTCTGAAAAACATGCTGGTAAGGTTAAACGACTGCGACGCTCAAAGAAGAAGCACCAAGTTGATAGCACCGACGACGAGATTGaagattcttcatgcaagccaacCGCCAGGCACAATTTCCGTTCAATATTTGATAGTGGCAGTGAAGATGAAGACTTGCCAGCTAACAAAACTAATG CATCTGAAGAGCATGCTAGTAAGGTTAAACGACTGCAACGCTTAAAGAAGAAGCACCAAGTTGACAGCACCGAGGACGAGATTGaagattcttcatgcaagccaacCACCAGGCACAATTTCCGTTCAATATTTGATAGTTGCAGTGAAGATGAAGACTTTTTGGCCAAAGAGGAAGACTTGCCAGCTAACAAAACTAATG CATCTGAAGAGCATGCTGATAAGGTTAAAAGAGGGCGGCGCTTAAACAAGAAGCACCAAGTTGACAGCATCGACGAGAAGATTGaagattcttcatgcaagccagcTTTCAGGCGCAAACCTTGTTCAATATTTGATAGTGGCAGCGAAGATGAAGATTTTTTGGCCAAAGAGAAAGTTTTGCCTTCTCTGTCTGAGAAAACTAATGGTAAAGTTTCCAAGGAAAACAAACCTGAAAATGTTGCGTCAAAGGAGGAGACCAAAAAGAAGAGCAGAAATGACAGGAAAAGAAAAAGTGATACCATCGATCAGGATCCTGCATCCCCAAT GGACGAAACAGAGGTCAATGGGTCATCAGTTCCAAAACAAGAAGCTGAATTGAAAAAGAagtccaagaaaaagaagagaacTGCATCAGAGGCAGATGATGGAAAGCATTCCAACAACATTAGAACACTTGAAAATGGGCTGGTCATAGAAGATCTGTCAGCAGGGAACCAAGATGCAAAAGTGGCTTCAAATGGCAGCAAG GTTTATATCAATTATGTTGGCAAGCTGCAGAATGGGAAAACCGTTCATCCTAATGCTAAGGAAAAGCCCTACAAGTTTAAGCTCG GTTCTGAGAAAGTGATCCCTGGATGGAATCTTGGTATTGATG GTATGCACGTCGGCGACAAAAGGAGGCTAACTGTCCCTCCAGCCCTGTG TGAGAACGGCGGTAAATTATTTGAACAAGTTCCCAAGAACAAAACAATCTTCTACGAAGTCGAGCTGGTGAAAGTCAAGTGA